A genomic segment from Bradyrhizobium diazoefficiens USDA 110 encodes:
- the rfaD gene encoding ADP-glyceromanno-heptose 6-epimerase translates to MLLVTGGAGFIGSNVVAALNDAGRSDVAVCDFLGTDGKWRNLAKRQLVDIAPPAELPDWLNGRRLDAVIHLGAISATTATDGDLVFETNFRLSMRLLDWCTANAVPLIYASSAATYGDGEAGFDDDASLPALKKLRPMNLYGWSKHMFDLAVAERVARGEKLPPQWAGLKFFNVFGPNEYHKGSMMSVLARRFDDVKAGRVVQLFKSHREGIADGDQRRDFIYVDDVVRVIMWLLATPSVSGLFNVGTGKARSFKDLMLAAYAALGARPNIEYIDMPEQIRNSYQYFTQSEVDRLCRAGYNGGFTTLEDAVKAYVGDYLDRPDRFR, encoded by the coding sequence ATGTTGCTGGTGACCGGCGGAGCCGGTTTTATCGGGTCGAATGTCGTGGCTGCGTTGAACGACGCCGGCCGCAGCGACGTCGCCGTCTGTGATTTCCTCGGCACCGACGGCAAGTGGCGCAATCTCGCCAAGCGCCAGCTTGTGGATATCGCCCCCCCGGCCGAGCTGCCCGACTGGCTGAACGGCCGCAGGCTCGACGCCGTGATCCATCTCGGGGCGATTTCCGCGACCACCGCGACCGACGGCGACCTCGTGTTCGAAACCAATTTCCGCCTCTCCATGCGCCTGCTCGACTGGTGCACGGCGAATGCGGTGCCGCTGATCTACGCCTCCTCGGCCGCCACCTATGGCGACGGCGAGGCAGGCTTTGACGACGATGCGTCGCTGCCCGCGTTGAAGAAACTCCGGCCGATGAACCTCTACGGCTGGAGCAAGCATATGTTCGATCTCGCCGTGGCCGAACGGGTCGCGCGCGGCGAGAAGCTCCCGCCGCAATGGGCCGGCCTGAAATTCTTCAACGTGTTCGGCCCCAACGAGTACCACAAGGGCTCGATGATGAGCGTGCTGGCGCGGCGCTTCGACGACGTCAAGGCGGGCCGCGTCGTGCAATTGTTCAAGTCGCATCGCGAAGGCATTGCCGACGGCGACCAGCGTCGCGATTTCATCTATGTCGACGACGTCGTGCGCGTCATCATGTGGCTGCTGGCAACGCCCTCGGTGTCCGGGCTGTTCAACGTCGGCACCGGCAAGGCGCGCAGCTTCAAGGATCTGATGCTGGCTGCCTATGCGGCGCTCGGGGCGAGGCCCAACATCGAATATATCGACATGCCCGAACAGATCCGCAACAGCTATCAATACTTCACCCAGAGCGAGGTCGATCGCCTCTGCCGCGCCGGCTATAACGGCGGCTTCACGACGCTCGAGGATGCGGTGAAGGCCTATGTCGGGGATTATCTCGACCGGCCCGACCGCTTCCGCTGA
- a CDS encoding SDR family NAD(P)-dependent oxidoreductase, which translates to MGIEQKVAIITGASQGIGAALVQGFRDRNYRVVATARSIKPSGDDDVLAVPGDIADRATAERVVSQAVARFGRVDTLVNNAGIFVAKPFTQYTAEDYAAVMGTNVAGFFNITQLAIAEMEKQGSGHIVQITTTLVDHANSNVPSVLASLSKGGLNAATKSLAIEYAKRGIRVNAVAPGVIRSPMHPVSTHAELSALHPVGHMGEMSDIVDAVLYLEGASFVTGEILHVDGGQSAGH; encoded by the coding sequence ATGGGTATCGAGCAGAAGGTCGCCATCATCACCGGTGCATCGCAGGGCATCGGCGCCGCCCTGGTCCAGGGTTTTCGCGATCGCAATTATCGCGTCGTCGCAACGGCGCGCTCCATCAAGCCGTCGGGCGACGACGACGTCCTCGCCGTTCCCGGCGACATCGCCGACCGGGCCACCGCCGAGCGCGTGGTTTCGCAAGCCGTCGCCCGCTTCGGCCGCGTCGACACGCTGGTCAACAATGCCGGCATCTTCGTCGCAAAGCCGTTCACGCAGTACACCGCCGAGGACTATGCGGCGGTGATGGGCACCAACGTCGCGGGCTTCTTCAACATCACGCAGCTCGCCATCGCCGAGATGGAGAAGCAGGGTTCTGGCCATATCGTGCAGATCACGACGACCCTGGTCGATCACGCCAATTCGAACGTGCCCTCGGTGCTGGCTTCGCTGAGCAAGGGCGGCCTCAACGCCGCGACCAAGTCGCTCGCGATCGAATACGCAAAGCGCGGCATCCGCGTGAACGCAGTGGCGCCCGGCGTCATCAGGTCGCCGATGCATCCGGTTTCGACGCATGCCGAGCTCAGCGCGCTGCATCCGGTCGGCCACATGGGCGAGATGTCCGACATCGTCGATGCCGTGCTCTATCTCGAGGGTGCGTCCTTCGTCACCGGTGAGATCCTGCATGTCGACGGCGGCCAGAGCGCCGGCCACTGA
- a CDS encoding glycosyltransferase family 4 protein has product MANPPDDLQVIVPNLHRRYSGVTATNRMVAPRLARLYRAAWFGSDAPEGIARLSGADFLKLWRRKTPLIWHARRNNEMIAGVVLRALGWPLKLVFTSAAQRHHSWITRWLIRRMDAIIATSDISASFLKVKATVIPHGVDTDVYAPPTDRTAAFAEAALPGRYAIGCFGRVRAQKGTDVFVDAMCRLLPRYPDFTAVIVGQVTPEQTPFANELRKRIEAANLQSRIVITGELPIEAVQRWYQRLTIYAFTSRNEGFGLTLIEAMAAGSALVAARAGAAELVVEDGVTGVLIPTGDADALAAALEPLMQDVTAATAMGERGRARVLAKFSLDAEAARIGEVYRPLL; this is encoded by the coding sequence GTGGCGAATCCCCCGGACGATCTGCAAGTGATCGTGCCAAATCTGCACAGGCGCTATTCCGGGGTCACCGCGACCAACCGGATGGTGGCGCCGCGGCTGGCAAGACTGTATCGCGCGGCGTGGTTCGGCTCCGACGCGCCGGAGGGGATCGCGCGCCTGAGCGGTGCCGATTTCCTCAAGCTATGGCGCCGCAAGACGCCGCTGATCTGGCATGCGCGCCGCAACAACGAGATGATCGCCGGCGTCGTGCTGCGCGCGCTCGGCTGGCCGTTGAAACTCGTCTTCACCTCGGCGGCGCAGCGGCACCACAGCTGGATCACGCGATGGCTGATCCGGCGGATGGACGCGATCATCGCGACGTCGGACATCTCGGCCTCGTTCCTGAAGGTGAAGGCCACCGTGATCCCGCATGGCGTCGACACCGACGTCTATGCGCCGCCGACCGATCGCACTGCTGCCTTCGCGGAAGCCGCGCTGCCGGGCCGCTACGCGATCGGCTGCTTCGGCCGGGTGCGCGCGCAGAAGGGCACGGACGTGTTCGTCGATGCGATGTGCCGGCTGCTGCCGCGCTATCCGGATTTCACCGCCGTCATCGTCGGTCAGGTCACGCCCGAGCAGACGCCCTTCGCGAACGAACTGAGGAAGCGCATCGAGGCAGCCAACCTTCAGTCGCGCATCGTCATCACCGGCGAGCTGCCGATCGAAGCGGTGCAGCGCTGGTATCAGCGGCTGACGATCTACGCCTTCACCTCGCGCAACGAGGGCTTTGGCCTCACGCTGATCGAGGCGATGGCGGCCGGCAGCGCGCTGGTCGCCGCGCGCGCCGGTGCGGCCGAGCTCGTGGTGGAGGATGGCGTGACGGGCGTGCTGATCCCGACGGGAGATGCCGATGCGCTCGCAGCGGCGCTCGAGCCGCTGATGCAGGACGTCACGGCGGCCACTGCGATGGGCGAGCGCGGACGGGCGCGGGTGCTCGCAAAGTTCAGTCTCGATGCCGAAGCGGCGCGGATCGGCGAGGTCTATCGGCCGCTGCTCTGA
- a CDS encoding tautomerase family protein has translation MPIVTIQVTREGTTPGAASLTAEEKAALIKGSSQLLLDVLGKPLDSTFVVIEEVDTDNWGWGGLPVPEFRRRRAAQTG, from the coding sequence ATGCCCATCGTCACCATTCAAGTGACCCGCGAGGGAACGACGCCGGGCGCGGCGTCACTCACGGCGGAAGAGAAGGCCGCGCTGATCAAGGGATCGAGCCAGCTCCTGCTCGACGTGCTCGGCAAGCCGCTCGATTCCACCTTCGTCGTGATCGAGGAAGTCGACACCGACAATTGGGGCTGGGGCGGCCTGCCCGTGCCGGAATTCCGGCGTCGCCGCGCCGCCCAGACAGGATGA
- the galE gene encoding UDP-glucose 4-epimerase GalE, whose protein sequence is MTVLVTGGAGYIGSHTVLALAEAGEDVVVIDDLSTGFSAYLPEGVPLFIGDAGDENLLEGVIAQHNIESIIHFAGSVVVPDSMRDPLGYYRNNFMTARNLLNVAVKRGIGRFIFSSTAAVYGDPDQVPVPEHAPTRPLSPYGSSKLMTEIMLHDVAAAYGMQYVTLRYFNVAGADPQARIGLATVGATHLLKIAVEAATGQRAKIDVFGTDYPTPDGSCIRDFIHVTDLSQAHRSALAYLRNGGASTTLNCGYGRGYSVLETIDAVRRVSGRSFAVQYAPRRPGDIMTMVADTSRIRGLLDWKPQYDDLETIAAHALAWEDKLYRERHGELRHAVSA, encoded by the coding sequence ATGACTGTTCTAGTCACCGGCGGCGCCGGCTATATCGGAAGTCACACGGTCCTGGCGCTGGCGGAAGCCGGCGAGGACGTCGTCGTGATCGACGATCTCTCCACCGGTTTCTCCGCCTATCTGCCGGAGGGCGTGCCGCTGTTCATTGGCGACGCCGGCGACGAGAACCTGCTCGAGGGTGTGATCGCCCAGCACAACATCGAGAGCATCATCCATTTCGCGGGCTCGGTGGTCGTGCCGGATTCGATGCGCGATCCGCTCGGCTACTACCGCAACAACTTCATGACCGCGCGCAACCTGCTCAACGTCGCGGTCAAGCGCGGCATTGGCCGTTTCATCTTCTCCTCGACCGCAGCGGTCTACGGCGATCCTGACCAGGTGCCGGTGCCCGAGCACGCGCCGACGCGGCCGCTGTCGCCCTACGGCTCGTCCAAGCTGATGACCGAGATCATGCTGCACGACGTCGCCGCCGCCTACGGCATGCAGTACGTGACCTTGCGTTATTTCAACGTCGCGGGCGCCGATCCGCAGGCCCGCATCGGCCTTGCCACCGTCGGTGCCACGCATCTGCTCAAGATCGCAGTCGAGGCCGCGACCGGCCAGCGCGCCAAGATCGACGTGTTCGGCACCGACTATCCGACCCCGGACGGCAGCTGCATCCGCGACTTCATCCACGTCACGGACCTGTCGCAGGCGCACCGCTCGGCGCTGGCTTACCTGCGCAATGGCGGCGCCTCGACGACGCTGAATTGCGGCTATGGCCGCGGCTATTCGGTGCTGGAGACCATCGACGCGGTGCGCCGGGTTTCGGGCCGCAGCTTCGCCGTGCAATACGCTCCGCGCCGGCCCGGCGACATCATGACCATGGTCGCCGACACCAGCCGCATCCGCGGCCTGCTCGACTGGAAGCCGCAATATGACGACCTCGAGACCATCGCAGCCCATGCGCTGGCCTGGGAGGACAAGCTGTACCGCGAGCGCCACGGCGAGCTCCGCCACGCCGTCTCGGCCTAG
- a CDS encoding ABC transporter ATP-binding protein → MAQFPKKITDDPYTAAVLIRRLVTEQGIVYWRRYLTAFALMALAAGSTAGATYVLGQVINQAYVDKNIPGIAMFSGITVILLFIKGVATYGHMVILTKISNAILATNQRQLFAKLMRESIGFFSERHSSEFLARLTAGAKSITDVLNMLVNAIGRDLLMLLAMIGVMVWQDPLMSFIGLVAVPPAMLVLRKLVKRIKGLAFNQFTGTADIMETMQESLQGIRTVKAFTLEETMQKRIDENIAIVERNANKMARVANRSNPLMEMLGGFAVAGCLLYGGYSVVALNATPGAFFSFMTAFLMATEPAKRLARLNIDLNSQLVGARMLLEVVDSPASEHSDDDKPALKLSDARIELRDVSFSYRAGETVLNRMNFTAEPGKVTALVGPSGGGKSTVLGLLLRFYEVTQGDIVIDGQSIGAVSRKSLRAQTAYVGQDVYLFRDTIRNNIAFGKPGATEDQIIDAAKAACAHDFIMSFPLGYDTPVGEHGTQLSGGQRQRIAVARALVKNAPIILLDEATAALDSESEKQVQEAIEHLCRNRTTIVIAHRLHTIMHADSILVVEGGEIVEQGRHDELLRRSGRYASFFRLQHHDAGTLAPISATA, encoded by the coding sequence ATGGCCCAGTTTCCAAAGAAAATCACCGACGATCCCTATACGGCCGCGGTCCTGATTCGCCGCCTGGTCACGGAACAGGGGATCGTCTATTGGCGGCGTTACCTTACCGCCTTCGCGCTGATGGCGCTTGCCGCCGGATCGACCGCGGGCGCGACCTACGTGCTCGGCCAGGTCATCAACCAGGCCTATGTCGACAAGAACATCCCGGGCATCGCGATGTTCTCGGGCATCACGGTGATCCTGCTGTTCATCAAGGGCGTGGCGACCTACGGCCACATGGTGATCCTGACCAAGATCTCCAACGCGATCCTCGCCACCAACCAGCGCCAGCTGTTCGCCAAGCTGATGCGCGAGAGCATCGGTTTCTTCTCCGAGCGGCATTCGTCCGAATTCCTGGCGCGGCTGACGGCCGGCGCCAAATCCATCACCGACGTGCTCAACATGCTGGTCAACGCCATCGGGCGCGACTTGCTAATGCTGCTCGCCATGATCGGCGTGATGGTGTGGCAGGACCCGCTGATGTCGTTCATCGGCCTCGTTGCGGTGCCGCCGGCGATGCTGGTGCTGCGCAAGCTGGTCAAGCGCATCAAGGGCCTCGCCTTCAACCAGTTCACCGGCACCGCCGACATCATGGAGACGATGCAGGAATCGCTGCAAGGCATCCGCACCGTCAAGGCCTTCACGCTCGAAGAGACCATGCAGAAGCGCATCGACGAGAACATCGCGATCGTCGAGCGCAACGCCAACAAGATGGCCCGCGTCGCTAACCGCTCCAATCCGCTGATGGAGATGCTCGGCGGCTTCGCGGTCGCCGGCTGTCTCCTTTACGGCGGCTACAGCGTAGTCGCGCTCAACGCCACGCCCGGCGCGTTCTTCTCCTTCATGACCGCCTTCCTGATGGCGACCGAGCCGGCCAAGCGGCTGGCGCGGCTCAACATCGACCTCAACAGCCAGCTCGTCGGCGCGCGCATGCTGCTGGAGGTCGTCGACAGCCCGGCGAGCGAGCATTCCGACGACGACAAGCCGGCGCTGAAGCTGTCGGACGCGCGGATCGAGCTGCGCGACGTCAGCTTTTCTTATCGCGCTGGCGAGACCGTCCTCAACCGCATGAACTTCACCGCCGAGCCCGGCAAGGTCACCGCGCTGGTCGGCCCCTCCGGCGGCGGCAAGTCGACCGTGCTGGGGCTGCTGTTGCGCTTCTACGAGGTGACGCAGGGCGACATCGTCATCGACGGCCAGTCGATCGGCGCGGTCTCGCGCAAGTCGCTGCGGGCTCAGACCGCCTATGTCGGCCAGGACGTCTATCTGTTCCGCGACACCATCCGCAACAACATCGCCTTCGGCAAGCCGGGCGCGACCGAAGACCAGATCATCGACGCCGCGAAAGCGGCCTGCGCGCATGATTTCATCATGAGCTTCCCGCTCGGCTACGACACGCCGGTCGGCGAGCACGGCACGCAGCTTTCGGGCGGTCAGCGCCAGCGCATCGCGGTCGCGCGCGCGCTGGTCAAGAACGCACCGATCATCCTGCTGGACGAAGCCACCGCCGCGCTCGACTCCGAGTCCGAGAAGCAGGTGCAGGAAGCGATCGAGCATCTCTGCCGGAACCGCACCACCATCGTGATCGCGCACCGCCTGCACACCATCATGCACGCAGATAGCATCCTGGTGGTCGAGGGCGGCGAGATCGTCGAACAGGGCCGGCACGACGAGCTGCTGCGCCGCTCGGGCCGCTACGCCTCGTTCTTCCGCCTGCAACATCACGACGCCGGCACTCTGGCGCCGATCAGCGCAACCGCATAG
- a CDS encoding fumarylacetoacetate hydrolase family protein, giving the protein MNAASYVIPLPPQASLPVVGESGRYPVRRIWCVGRNYLEHIREMGNDERAPPFFFAKHADMLVPDGATIPYPPLTKDLHHEVELIVAMKSGGLNIPADKALDHVYGYAVGIDLTRRDLQIASRKKERPWEIGKSFDYSAPCSAVQPAAKIGHPAKGKIWLTVNGKEAQKGDLTELIWNVPEIIWQLSQQVKLAAGDIIMTGTPAGVSQLQPGDKLECGVDGVGTLKVAIGQPE; this is encoded by the coding sequence ATGAACGCCGCCTCCTACGTCATCCCGCTTCCGCCCCAGGCTTCGCTTCCCGTCGTCGGTGAAAGCGGCCGCTATCCGGTGCGCCGCATCTGGTGCGTCGGCCGCAACTATCTCGAGCACATCCGCGAGATGGGCAATGACGAGCGCGCGCCGCCGTTCTTCTTCGCCAAGCACGCCGACATGCTGGTGCCCGATGGCGCCACCATCCCCTATCCGCCGCTAACCAAGGACCTGCATCACGAGGTCGAACTGATCGTCGCGATGAAGAGCGGCGGGCTGAACATTCCCGCCGACAAGGCGCTCGACCATGTCTACGGCTACGCCGTCGGCATCGACCTCACCCGCCGCGACCTCCAGATCGCCTCGCGCAAGAAGGAGCGTCCGTGGGAGATCGGCAAGTCGTTCGACTATTCCGCGCCCTGCTCCGCCGTGCAGCCGGCCGCGAAGATCGGCCATCCCGCCAAGGGCAAGATCTGGCTCACGGTCAACGGCAAGGAGGCGCAGAAGGGCGACCTCACCGAGCTGATCTGGAACGTGCCTGAAATCATCTGGCAGCTCTCGCAGCAGGTGAAGCTCGCCGCCGGCGACATCATCATGACGGGCACGCCGGCCGGCGTGTCGCAGCTCCAGCCCGGCGACAAGCTCGAATGCGGCGTCGACGGCGTCGGCACCCTGAAGGTTGCGATCGGTCAGCCGGAATAG
- the waaF gene encoding lipopolysaccharide heptosyltransferase II: MNRDSQLSGSADRSDTRPILIIPYMWIGDFVRNHTVVRVLKERWPNRPVDLLTTSLCAPLVDYMPGVRAGVLWDLPRSRLAVGRQFGLAKLLRERNYGTALVLPRTWKAAIAPALAGIPERVGFVGEFRFGLLNRWRWGEKKLPRFIDKNAALAQPDGAPLPPEWPVPQLRVPAEDIVRWRQANGLSAGAAVALAPGSVGVSKRWTYYPEAARLLVERGLEVWVVGGPAEKGLAQEIVAAGGPGVRDLTGTDLRNGVLAMAAAGVAISNDSGLMHIAAALGTPTMGIFGPTSPYLWAPLNGLAATVVQDKSVLSCQPCQSTICKMNDHRCMRDIAASEVVAIAQRVLSEAGARVTT, translated from the coding sequence ATGAACAGAGATTCGCAACTTAGTGGAAGCGCAGATCGGAGCGACACCCGCCCGATCCTGATCATTCCCTACATGTGGATCGGCGATTTCGTGCGGAATCACACCGTTGTTCGGGTGTTGAAGGAACGCTGGCCGAACCGGCCGGTCGATCTGCTGACCACGTCGCTGTGCGCCCCGCTAGTCGACTACATGCCCGGCGTGCGCGCTGGCGTCCTCTGGGACCTGCCGCGCAGCCGGCTCGCCGTAGGCCGCCAGTTCGGCCTGGCAAAGCTCCTGCGCGAGCGGAACTACGGCACGGCCCTGGTGCTGCCCCGAACCTGGAAAGCGGCCATCGCGCCCGCGCTGGCCGGCATCCCCGAGCGGGTCGGTTTCGTCGGTGAGTTCCGGTTCGGCCTCCTCAACCGCTGGCGCTGGGGCGAAAAAAAACTGCCCCGCTTCATCGACAAGAACGCCGCCCTGGCCCAGCCCGACGGCGCGCCCCTGCCCCCGGAATGGCCGGTGCCGCAATTGCGGGTCCCGGCCGAGGACATCGTCCGTTGGCGGCAGGCCAATGGTCTCAGCGCCGGGGCAGCCGTGGCGCTTGCCCCCGGCTCGGTCGGCGTCTCAAAGCGCTGGACCTACTATCCGGAGGCCGCCCGCTTGCTGGTCGAGCGCGGCCTGGAGGTCTGGGTGGTCGGCGGCCCCGCGGAAAAGGGCCTCGCCCAGGAGATCGTCGCGGCCGGCGGCCCCGGGGTCCGCGACCTCACCGGCACCGATCTGCGCAACGGCGTGCTGGCCATGGCCGCGGCCGGCGTCGCGATCTCCAACGATTCCGGCCTGATGCACATCGCGGCCGCGCTCGGCACGCCCACCATGGGCATCTTCGGCCCGACCAGCCCCTACCTCTGGGCCCCCCTCAACGGCCTTGCCGCGACCGTGGTCCAGGACAAGAGCGTGCTGTCCTGCCAGCCCTGCCAGAGCACCATCTGCAAGATGAACGACCATCGCTGCATGCGCGATATCGCGGCGTCGGAGGTGGTGGCGATCGCGCAAAGGGTGCTGAGTGAGGCGGGCGCGCGCGTTACGACTTGA
- a CDS encoding aspartyl/asparaginyl beta-hydroxylase domain-containing protein, giving the protein MLKQLFAPQLVILYVLAASTIYVHFRGKQRLRFARQLGDHSTYLAPYNVLMYAGSAVPNKPVIPVEQFPELEPLSENWETIRDEAVRLFDEGFIRAAAKNNDWGFYSFFKSGWKRFYLKWYDDFLPSARTLCPKTVELLNSIPSVHGAMFAMLPPGGRLGAHRDPFAGSLRYHLGLVTPNSNKCRILVDGVECVWRDGEAFMFDETFIHSAENATDVNRIILFCDVERPMKFGFMTAINRWVSHHIVKASATQNVDGESVGVLNKVFGKLYEIHLASRKVKEWNRNVYYTLKYSLTALILGLIVMSALR; this is encoded by the coding sequence ATGCTGAAACAGCTTTTTGCGCCGCAACTCGTCATTCTGTATGTACTCGCGGCATCGACAATCTACGTTCACTTCCGCGGCAAGCAACGGCTGCGCTTCGCGCGCCAGCTTGGCGATCACTCGACCTATCTCGCCCCCTACAATGTGCTGATGTATGCGGGCTCGGCGGTGCCGAACAAGCCGGTGATCCCGGTCGAGCAGTTTCCCGAACTCGAGCCGCTCAGCGAGAATTGGGAGACCATCCGCGACGAGGCCGTGCGCCTGTTCGACGAAGGCTTCATCCGCGCAGCCGCCAAGAACAACGACTGGGGTTTCTACTCGTTTTTCAAGAGCGGCTGGAAGCGGTTTTACCTGAAATGGTACGACGACTTCCTGCCGTCGGCGCGCACGCTGTGCCCGAAGACGGTGGAGCTGCTCAATTCGATTCCGAGCGTGCACGGCGCGATGTTCGCGATGCTGCCGCCCGGCGGCAGGCTGGGCGCGCACCGCGATCCCTTTGCCGGCTCGCTGCGCTATCACCTCGGCCTCGTCACGCCGAACTCGAACAAGTGCCGCATCCTGGTCGACGGCGTCGAATGCGTCTGGCGTGACGGCGAGGCCTTCATGTTCGACGAGACCTTCATCCACAGCGCGGAGAACGCGACCGACGTCAATCGCATCATCCTGTTCTGCGACGTCGAGCGCCCGATGAAGTTCGGCTTCATGACCGCGATCAACCGCTGGGTCAGCCATCACATCGTCAAGGCATCGGCGACCCAGAACGTCGACGGCGAAAGCGTCGGCGTGCTCAACAAGGTGTTCGGCAAGCTTTACGAGATCCATCTCGCCAGCCGCAAGGTCAAGGAGTGGAACCGCAACGTCTACTACACGCTGAAATACTCGCTGACGGCGCTGATCCTCGGTCTGATCGTGATGTCGGCGTTGCGGTAA
- a CDS encoding LysR family transcriptional regulator, which yields MDRLDAMKVFVLAVDEGSLAAAGRKLGRSPAAVSRAIAFLEERVGAELLHRTTRSIKLSEEGERYVAICRRVLTELEEADDIAAGPRAAPRGLLTITAPVVSGEMVLRPILDAFLDAYPTVSAKLLLFDRAVNLIEEGVDIALRIGHLADSAMVAMRIGEISRVVVAAPRYLKQHPRITELGDLAKHQIVAMAHLPNSWTFAPQAGSSAARTVQFTPRLVVNSTYAAVASAVAGRGVARMYSYQVAEQVARGELEIVLAADQDPEMPAHLICPQGRLSVPKVRAFTDFAVPRLKKQFALLKKSINAR from the coding sequence ATGGATCGTCTGGATGCGATGAAGGTGTTCGTCCTTGCGGTGGACGAGGGCAGCCTCGCCGCCGCCGGGCGCAAGCTCGGCCGCTCGCCGGCGGCGGTCAGCCGCGCCATCGCCTTCCTGGAGGAGCGGGTCGGCGCCGAGCTGCTGCACCGGACGACGCGGTCGATCAAGTTGAGCGAGGAAGGCGAGCGCTATGTCGCGATCTGCCGCCGCGTGCTCACCGAGCTGGAGGAGGCCGACGACATCGCGGCCGGACCGCGCGCGGCGCCTCGTGGCCTGCTCACGATCACGGCGCCGGTGGTCTCGGGGGAGATGGTGCTGCGGCCGATCCTCGATGCGTTTCTCGACGCCTATCCGACCGTGTCGGCAAAGCTCCTGCTGTTCGACCGCGCGGTCAACCTGATCGAGGAGGGCGTCGACATCGCGCTTCGCATTGGCCATCTCGCGGATTCGGCGATGGTGGCGATGCGGATCGGCGAGATCAGCCGTGTCGTGGTGGCTGCTCCCCGCTATCTGAAGCAGCATCCACGCATCACCGAGCTCGGCGATCTCGCCAAGCATCAGATCGTGGCGATGGCGCATCTGCCCAATTCCTGGACCTTCGCGCCACAGGCGGGCTCGTCGGCAGCCCGCACGGTTCAATTCACGCCGCGGCTCGTCGTCAACAGCACCTATGCGGCCGTGGCGTCCGCGGTCGCCGGGCGCGGCGTCGCGCGGATGTATTCGTACCAGGTCGCCGAGCAGGTCGCGCGCGGCGAGCTCGAGATCGTACTGGCCGCCGACCAGGATCCGGAGATGCCCGCGCATTTGATCTGCCCGCAGGGGCGGCTCTCGGTGCCCAAGGTGCGGGCGTTCACCGACTTTGCCGTGCCTCGGCTGAAGAAGCAGTTCGCGCTGCTGAAGAAGAGCATCAATGCGCGCTGA
- a CDS encoding YybH family protein codes for MVPLPTANTEIVQFFRKWLETFAGYVREVDYASARPLFHPEVLAFGTHNDVIPGLDQWVSTQWDNVWPKTADFRFVLEQTSVLASPDGAMATVIAPWTSTGYHPDGSAFPRPGRATMVFSKTADGWLCVHSHMSLNRGVPQVSHANRPVKAR; via the coding sequence ATGGTCCCCTTGCCGACCGCGAACACCGAGATAGTGCAATTCTTCCGCAAGTGGCTGGAAACCTTCGCGGGCTATGTCCGTGAGGTCGACTACGCTTCGGCGAGGCCGCTGTTTCATCCCGAGGTGCTTGCTTTCGGCACGCACAACGATGTCATCCCGGGCCTCGACCAATGGGTCTCAACGCAATGGGACAACGTCTGGCCGAAGACGGCCGACTTCCGTTTCGTGCTCGAGCAGACCTCGGTTCTGGCATCCCCCGACGGAGCGATGGCAACCGTGATCGCGCCGTGGACGAGCACGGGCTATCATCCCGACGGCAGCGCGTTTCCGCGTCCGGGCCGGGCGACGATGGTGTTCTCCAAAACCGCCGACGGCTGGCTGTGCGTGCATTCCCACATGTCGCTCAATCGCGGTGTGCCGCAGGTGAGCCACGCCAATCGGCCGGTGAAGGCCCGGTAG